CCTCGGCGGGACCGGCCAGCTCCGCAACTCGATGGACCGGGCCGCGTACCTGCTGCTCAACCGCCTCGACCAGGAAGGGCCGATGGGCGTGAAGGCGCTGGCGGCCGGGATGGGCATCGATTCGTCCACGGTGACCCGCCAGGTCGCGCCGCTCGTGGACACCGGCCTGGTGAAGCGCACCTCGCACCCGGAGGACGGCCGAGCGGTCGTCCTCCAGCTGTCTCCGCGCGGCCAGGCCCGCCTGGAGGAGGTGCGCTGCTCCCGCCGCGACCTGATGGCGCGGGTGACCGAGGGGTGGACGCCCGACGAGCGGGAGGCGTTCTGCACGCTGCTGACCCGCTTCAACTCGGCGCTTTCCGCACGCCAGTTGGGCCTCCAGCCGATCGACGAGGAGCCGGTCCGGCCCGCCTGACCCGCGCTCCGGAGCCGGTCCGAGCCGGGCGACTCCGTGCAGGGCTCTTGACCGGGTCGCGCGGCTGCCCTCAGATGAGGAGGTGGCCGCAGACGACTTGGGGTTCGCCGCGTTCGCGGCGGGAACGGCGGGGCGGCTGCTGCACGTCGCGACGCTCCTGACGAGCGAGCCAGCGCAGCCGCCCGGCGCGAATCCGCACGCCCAGCGGCTGCTGACGGCCGCGCTCGGCATGACGTACGCCCACTGGGAACGGCTGCGCGGCGACGACCCGTACGTGGACGCGCGCCGCGAGCTGGCCGGGCGGTTCGCGCGCGAAGCCCGGCGGTTCCGGCGGGGGCGCGGCGGCCCGCTGTCCCGGCTCGCCCCGCGCGAGCGGCTGGCCGTGGTGCTCACCCTGTACGAGGGCCTCTACGACGAGCAGGCGGCCGCGCTGATGGGGCTGTCCGAGGAGCGCGTACGGGAACTGCGCCGGCGCGGGGTGGGCGTTCTGCGCAGCACCCCCGCGCCCCCGCCCGTCACCGCGCCCGCGTCCCGTGAGGGGGCGGCGGCGTGAGCGGCCGCCTGGACCACAAGGAGCGGGAGGTCGTCCGGCTGCTGGCCAGGGCGGCGCGGCCGCGCGTCCCGGCCGGTCTGCCGGAGCGTGCCCGGGCGTACGGGACGCGTGTCCGGCGCCGGGAGCGGTGGCGGCGGTGGGCGCTGTGGCTGCTGCTGGCCTCCGGGGCCGTGGCTTTCGGGGTGTGGGCGTACGCCGTGGAGCCGTGGGCGGCGCCGCCCATGAGGACGACGCCGCCGCTGGAGCCGTGGTGACCGGCCGGGTCAGCCCAGCGCCTGGCGCAGGTCGGCGAGGAGGTCCTCGACGTTCTCGATGCCGACGGAGAGCCGCACCAGGTCGCCCGGGACCTCCAGCGCGGAGCCCGCGACGCTGGCGTGGGTCATCCGGCCCGGGTGCTCGATCAGCGACTCGACGCCGCCCAGCGACTCGCCGAGCGTGAACAGCCTGGCCCGGTCGCAGACGGCGACGGCCGCCTCCTCGCCGCCCGCGACGCGGAACGACACCATGCCGCCGAAGCCGCGCATCTGCTTGGCGGCGACCTCGTGGCCCGGGTGCTCCGGCAGGCCCGGGTAGAGGACCTGGGTGACCTTCGGGTGCTCGGCCAGCATCCGCGCGACGCGCTCGGCGTTGGAGCAGTGCCGGTCCATGCGCACGGCGAGGGTCTTGATGCCGCGCAGCACGATCCACGAGTCGAAGG
This genomic window from Streptomyces thermolilacinus SPC6 contains:
- a CDS encoding MarR family winged helix-turn-helix transcriptional regulator; this encodes MPISQDMTTDLDSGLLDALQHQVAVFARRAEQTRLGGTGQLRNSMDRAAYLLLNRLDQEGPMGVKALAAGMGIDSSTVTRQVAPLVDTGLVKRTSHPEDGRAVVLQLSPRGQARLEEVRCSRRDLMARVTEGWTPDEREAFCTLLTRFNSALSARQLGLQPIDEEPVRPA
- a CDS encoding sigma factor-like helix-turn-helix DNA-binding protein; translated protein: MAADDLGFAAFAAGTAGRLLHVATLLTSEPAQPPGANPHAQRLLTAALGMTYAHWERLRGDDPYVDARRELAGRFAREARRFRRGRGGPLSRLAPRERLAVVLTLYEGLYDEQAAALMGLSEERVRELRRRGVGVLRSTPAPPPVTAPASREGAAA